A window of the Ogataea parapolymorpha DL-1 chromosome V, whole genome shotgun sequence genome harbors these coding sequences:
- a CDS encoding Metal resistance protein YCF1, giving the protein MSEYHINGHFYEPSAIYDLQRVSTFWEQLVMDLTSSGFNNAIGLNNSTGSRCGCYDGEGYKFSSDLQDPSPCLVSGVFASLVSLVFVIGGLVQVHKLRKTRNVNSKVEWWFVLKLSLIAVQIVFQLTLATLAVRMSPSPLSDVLVLSSGLNFIALGVAFALSYIENFKTFVSEAALIIYWLLYLFIGFLKIVNLGLRNDKSSRLPITVLSTVNNLILLVIEIYFAPKAPVDPTQTENLYDSANIFGKVTFTWLTPLMQKGSIKYLTQFDLPALPSFLKSDHLSGVLESHWAKQLRSKKPSLAIALAKSFGGPFLVAALFKVVQDCCAFIQPQLLKQLIRFVNEYHEDPTIPLTKGFMIVASMFILSVLQTASLHQYFTRVFDTGIKVKSSLTSLIYKKSLVLSIEAKQKKSSGDIVNLMSVDTQRLQDLCQNLNVIWSGPFQIILCLISLYNLLGNAMWLGVLFLCISVPMNTWVFGQQKKLQKTQMKVKDERTGLISEMLNNIKSLKLYAWEIPYKKKLMYVRNNKELSNLRKIGIFQACSQFIFNTTPYLVSTSTFALFIVAYKGVPLSTDIVFTALSLFNLLGFPLAVLPWTIGNIIEAQVAISRITGFLESDELDTSTVTRLPAPTEIGQDVVNIVNADFLWSKDPYKAALENINFTAKKGQLNCIIGRVGAGKTALLQSLLGDLHKPTGTVIVRGSVAYVPQTAWIMNGTIKENILFGCKYDPDFYDKTIKACALTHDLNVLTDGDATQVGEKGISLSGGQKARLSLARAVYARADLYLLDDILSAVDEHVGKHLINNVLGPDGLLSTKCRILATNNLNVLKFSDHISLLQNGKITESGHYDDIISAQKSELYNVINDSGAKKKDDEVSEDVSETVIDKESSEDTQSVSSELDEDIKKCASKDLPKAELEDFKAVVSRKNETLTGREEKHEQGKVKTAIYRAYAKACGVKNVIFFLVTVILSMGASVLANIWLKHWSDINTRLGYNPQPWKYLGTYFGLCVASTFFLLCQTLVQWLAVSIQGSKYLHQIMLDGVLRAPMQFFETTPIGRILNRFSPDIYKIDEQLARVFAMFFTNSIKVTFTMLVIIYSTWQFVFLVVPLAVLYRFYQLYYLATSRELRRLDSVSKSPIFAHFQETLSGVATVRAYDQLERFMYMNQQKMDVNMSAYHPSVSANRWLAVRLEFLGSLIILGASSLLVATLRSGRVTPGLVGLSISYALQTTQSLNWIVRMTVEIETNIVSVERVLEYAALEPEAPAIIENKRPPSHWPSKGTINFKNYSTRYRPDLDLVLKNINLAIKEKEKIGIVGRTGAGKSSLTLAIFRIIEAFEGHIEIDDLNTSEIGLFDLRSKLSIIPQDSQIFEGTLRANIDPIEQYSDDEIWQALELSHLKDHVMVMYEESTNKEDIKMDPLLVRINEGGSNLSAGQRQLMCLARALVKKESKVLILDEATANVDYQTDAIVQETIRSAFKERTILTIAHRLNTIIDSDRIIVLEKGEVAEFDTPQNLLKKKDSLFYSLCKEGGLVE; this is encoded by the coding sequence ATGTCTGAATACCATATCAACGGCCATTTCTATGAACCGTCGGCCATATATGATCTTCAGAGGGTCTCTACTTTCTGGGAGCAATTGGTCATGGACTTAACCAGTTCTGGTTTTAATAATGCTATTGGGCTTAACAACTCAACCGGATCTAGGTGTGGTTGTTACGATGGCGAAGGCTACAAGTTTTCCTCGGACTTACAAGACCCATCGCCGTGCTTGGTGAGCGGTGTTTTCGCGTCGCTGGTTTCGCTTGTTTTCGTCATCGGAGGACTCGTTCAAGTGCATAAGCTCAGGAAAACTAGAAATGTCAATTCCAAAGTAGAGTGGTGGTTTGTGCTCAAGCTGTCTTTGATTGCCGTTCAAATAGTGTTTCAGCTGACACTGGCAACCTTAGCCGTTAGAATGTCTCCTTCACCATTGTCCGACGTGCTAGTTTTGTCTTCGGGGTTGAATTTTATCGCTTTGGGTGTTGCATTCGCTCTTTCATATATTGAGAATTTCAAGACGTTTGTGTCAGAGGCCGCACTCATAATATACTGGCTATTGTACCTGTTCATCGGCTTCTTGAAAATTGTCAATCTTGGCCTGAGAAATGACAAATCTTCGAGACTTCCAATCACCGTTCTCAGTACGGTCAACAACTTGATACTTTTGGTGATCGAAATTTATTTTGCACCAAAAGCCCCAGTTGACCCCACCCAGACTGAGAATCTTTACGATTCCGCCAACATCTTCGGCAAGGTGACGTTCACCTGGTTGACTCCGTTGATGCAAAAAGGCTCCATTAAATATTTGACACAGTTTGACCTCCCTGCTCTGCCTTCCTTCCTGAAAAGTGACCATCTTTCTGGAGTACTTGAATCTCATTGGGCAAAGCAACTCCGGTCTAAAAAGCCAAGTCTGGCGATTGCGTTGGCAAAGTCATTTGGTGGTCCGTTTTTGGTGGCTGCGTTGTTCAAAGTCGTCCAGGACTGTTGTGCCTTTATTCAGCCACAATTGCTAAAGCAGCTGATTAGATTTGTCAATGAATACCACGAAGACCCTACAATCCCTTTGACTAAGGGATTCATGATTGTGGCCTCTATGTTCATACTTTCGGTTTTGCAAACCGCCTCGTTGCATCAATACTTTACCCGCGTTTTCGACACCGGTATTAAGGTCAAGTCCTCGCTCACCTCTCTGATCTATAAAAAGTCGCTTGTGCTTTCCATTGAAGCCAAACAGAAAAAGTCCTCGGGAGACATTGTTAACCTGATGTCTGTGGATACCCAAAGATTGCAGGATCTTTGTCAAAACTTGAACGTTATCTGGTCTGGACCTTTCCAGATCATTTTGTGTTTGATTTCGCTCTACAACTTGCTCGGAAACGCCATGTGGCTGGGAGTTTTGTTCCTCTGTATTTCTGTTCCTATGAACACCTGGGTCTTTGGGCAACAGAAGAAATTGCAGAAAACTCAGATGAAAGTGAAAGACGAGAGAACCGGACTTATTTCTGAGATGCTCAATAACATCAAGTCGCTCAAGCTTTACGCCTGGGAAATCCCatacaagaaaaaactgATGTATGTTAGAAACAACAAGGAATTGtccaatttgagaaaaatcGGTATTTTCCAGGCATGCAGTCAGTTCATCTTCAACACCACGCCGTATTTGGTGAGTACTTCTACCTTTGCCCTATTCATCGTTGCCTACAAGGGAGTTCCTTTGAGCACGGACATTGTTTTCACTGCTCTTTCTTTGTTCAACTTGCTCGGCTTTCCTCTTGCTGTGCTTCCATGGACCATTGGTAACATCATTGAGGCTCAAGTGGCCATCTCCAGAATTACTGGCTTCCTCGAAAGTGACGAACTGGACACTTCTACGGTGACAAGATTGCCAGCACCCACAGAAATTGGCCAAGACGTCGTGAACATTGTAAACGCAGATTTCCTGTGGTCCAAGGACCCTTATAAGGCTGCTCTGGAAAACATTAATTTCACGGCAAAGAAAGGTCAGCTCAACTGTATAATTGGCCGTGTTGGTGCAGGTAAGACTGCGTTGTTGCAATCCTTGCTGGGAGACTTGCACAAGCCAACAGGAACCGTGATTGTTCGCGGATCCGTTGCGTACGTTCCGCAAACCGCATGGATTATGAATGGAACCATTAAGGAAAATATTCTGTTTGGTTGCAAGTACGATCCAGACTTCTATGATAAAACAATCAAAGCCTGTGCCCTGACGCACGACTTAAACGTTCTTACGGACGGAGATGCAACCCAGGTGGGTGAAAAGGGTATTAGTTTGTCTGGAGGACAAAAAGCCAGACTTTCACTGGCTAGAGCCGTCTATGCCAGAGCGGACTTGTATTTGTTGGACGATATTCTCAGTGCCGTTGACGAGCATGTCGGAAAGCATCTGATTAACAACGTTCTTGGTCCAGACGGCCTTTTAAGCACCAAGTGTCGTATTCTTGCTACGAACAATTTGAACGTGCTCAAGTTCTCAGACCACATCAGCTTGCTTCAAAACGGAAAAATAACGGAAAGTGGCCATTACGACGACATTATTTCTGCTCAAAAGTCTGAGCTTTACaacgtgatcaacgacTCTGGTGCTAAAAAGAAGGACGACGAAGTTTCTGAAGATGTCTCCGAAACCGTGATCGATAAAGAGAGCTCAGAGGATACTCAATCTGTTTCCAGTGAGTTAGATGAGGATATTAAGAAGTGTGCATCTAAAGATCTTCCAAAAGCAGAGCTTGAAGATTTCAAAGCAGTCGTCTCGCGTAAAAACGAGACCCTGACTGGCAGAGAGGAGAAGCATGAACAGGGTAAAGTCAAGACGGCCATTTATCGTGCTTATGCCAAAGCGTGTGGTGTGAAAAACGTCattttcttcctcgtcaCAGTGATCCTTTCAATGGGTGCCTCTGTTCTTGCTAATATCTGGTTGAAACACTGGTCTGACATCAACACTAGACTGGGCTACAATCCGCAGCCTTGGAAGTATCTGGGAACCTACTTTGGGCTCTGTGTCGCCAGTACTTTTTTCCTGTTATGTCAGACACTGGTGCAGTGGCTTGCAGTGTCGATTCAGGGATCCAAGTATTTGCACCAGATCATGCTGGACGGAGTTCTTAGAGCTCCTATGCAGTTTTTCGAAACCACTCCAATTGGAAGAATTTTGAACAGGTTCTCTCCAGATATAtacaagatcgacgagcaaCTTGCAAGGGTGTTTGCCAtgttcttcaccaacagTATCAAGGTCACCTTCACCATGCTGGTGATCATCTACTCCACCTGGCAATTTGTGTTTTTAGTGGTTCCTTTGGCTGTTCTCTACAGATTCTACCAGCTCTACTACTTAGCCACGTCGAGAGAGCTGCGTAGACTGGATTCGGTTTCGAAATCTCCAATTTTTGCTCACTTCCAGGAAACACTCAGTGGAGTGGCTACAGTTAGAGCCTATGACCAACTAGAGCGGTTCATGTACATGAACCAGCAGAAGATGGACGTGAATATGAGCGCGTACCATCCTTCTGTTAGTGCCAACAGATGGCTTGCTGTCAGATTGGAGTTTTTGGGTTCGTTGATTATTCTTGGTGCCTCGAGTTTGCTTGTCGCGACTCTCAGATCTGGCCGTGTTACTCCTGGTCTTGTGGGTTTGTCCATTTCGTATGCCTTGCAGACCACGCAGTCGCTCAACTGGATTGTCAGAATGACCGTGGAAATCGAAACTAACATCGTTTCCGTCGAAAGAGTGCTTGAATACGCTGCGTTGGAGCCAGAAGCTCCTGCCATCATTGAAAATAAGAGGCCGCCTAGTCATTGGCCATCCAAAGGTACCATCAACTTTAAGAACTACAGCACCAGATACAGACCGGACCTTGACCTTGTTctcaagaacatcaaccttgccatcaaggaaaaggagaaaATAGGTATTGTTGGCCGTACAGGAGCCGGTAAATCGTCGCTGACGCTGGCGATATTCCGTATCATCGAGGCATTCGAGGGACACATTGAAATCGACGACCTAAACACAAGCGAGATTGGCCTGTTTGACCTCCGTTCCAAGCTGTCAATTATTCCACAGGATTCTCAGATTTTTGAGGGTACTCTGAGGGCCAATATCGATCCTATCGAACAGTACtcagacgacgagattTGGCAAGCCTTGGAACTCTCTCATCTCAAAGACCATGTGATGGTGATGTATGAGGAGTCGACGAATAAGGAGGATATCAAAATGGACCCACTGCTAGTTCGGATCAACGAGGGCGGATCCAATTTGTCTGCTGGTCAAAGACAATTGATGTGTCTTGCCAGAGCTCTGGTCAAAAAGGAGTCCAaggttttgattttggacgaggccacTGCAAATGTGGATTACCAGACCGACGCCATTGTTCAGGAGACCATCCGTTCGGCATTCAAAGAACGCACCATTTTGACCATTGCTCACCGTCTGAACACCATCATTGACAGCGACCGGATCATTGTCCTGGAAAAGGGCGAGGTGGCGGAGTTCGACACTCCCCAAAAcctgctcaagaaaaaggacaGTTTGTTCTACTCGCTTTGCAAAGAAGGTGGTCTGGTGGAATGA
- a CDS encoding putative transcription factor Fet5: MSKVGVLALGPAGVGKSTFCNSLVAHMQTIGRTAHIVNLDPAADPTEFEFSIDIRDLISLQDVQEELHLGPNGSLLYCFEFLLDNLDWLDEQIGDYNDDYLIFDCPGQIELYSHVPVLPVIVKHLQQQLGFSLCCTYLLEAPFVIDNSKFFSGALTAMAAMIFLELPHINILSKTDLIRDTVSKAQLKKFLNPDPLLLEQANEQEDGYIASNPKYARLNKAIAQLVDDFGMVQFLPLDCSDKDKNETVKSILSYIDDVTQWSEAQEPKEPNDEIEVPEEDAEWE; the protein is encoded by the coding sequence ATGTCAAAGGTGGGTGTTCTTGCTTTGGGGCCAGCAGGCGTCGGCAAAAGTACGTTTTGCAACTCTTTGGTTGCTCATATGCAGACTATTGGGCGGACAGCCCATATAGTGAATCTGGATCCGGCGGCAGACCCAACAGAATTTGAGTTTAGCATAGATATTAGAGACCTGATTTCCCTCCAGGATGTACAGGAAGAACTCCATTTGGGACCAAATGGATCGCTGTTGTACTGTTTTGAGTTTCTGTTGGATAACCTTGACTGGCTGGACGAGCAGATTGGAGACTACAATGACGACTACCTCATTTTCGACTGTCCCGGCCAGATCGAACTCTACAGCCATGTTCCTGTTCTACCGGTGATAGTGAAGCATTTGCAACAACAACTGGGATTCAGCCTTTGTTGCACATATCTATTAGAGGCACCCTTTGTGATAGACAATTCGAAATTCTTTTCGGGAGCACTAACGGCGATGGCTGCTATGATATTCCTGGAATTGCCACACATAAATATTCTTTCCAAGACCGACTTGATCAGAGATACTGTCTCAAAAGCGCaactcaaaaagttcctgAATCCAGACCCATTGCTTTTGGAACAAGCAAATGAGCAGGAAGATGGTTACATCGCGAGTAACCCAAAATACGCTCGGTTGAACAAAGCTATTGCTCAACTGGTCGACGATTTTGGAATGGTGCAATTCTTACCTCTCGATTGCTCagacaaggacaagaacGAAACTGTCAAATCGATTTTGAGTTATATTGATGACGTGACACAATGGAGCGAGGCCCAGGAACCAAAGGAGCCCAATGACGAAATTGAGGTGCCGGAGGAAGACGCTGAGTGGGAGTAA
- a CDS encoding 37S ribosomal protein S22, mitochondrial: MLRTRQLALTRRFSCCLPRCKITIEHDDDKTYQDIPRSSTLGTEKSSLFFSYRAGGETFGQLVNEVLHDRDPLHNHRVVTPEEAVEGVDPKYRNTETGELLAAATSREARLHPQTLAGRVNRKRVQLPRLIADAINYNMMLLHEPKLLKDKVAGYYKKLEDTSLHAKTNTEEEADVYIASSFLQNYATCYQVLDELKRRVGKDWSPKRVLDYGYGPGIGMVALNEVMGDDFSPEVKDVVVNGSFHMERRAKVLLSRQANEQHERGASQTEEATQEREELKSQEKQEEDADFLEDEEPNQPVIGRVKTKLLKIKSVILEKLRPENVKYDLIIAQNQLLRDEKNFPLEVDESLDPLIKRLAPGGHLVLLERGNPLGAEVIARARQVMLRPENHEDRTSKIPRLYKNSDVLAAEASEQSLEDDEPVEPELLQHYDIQEAASVDPINLKIVAPCSHHGKCPLQYFKPEYYKYGKVGRRLKFCNYTIDVERPRYVMELKRGAKLATAWQDNPTKKFMSYAGTGRPNGKDFETASYSYLIVQRAVESNEELEELRKQEVGGRSVGYVPQTLEELPRVLSPPTKRRGLVVADMCAPSGHVEKWYISKSVGEQAYHDARKMGMGDLWALGAKSRVQSTKENEFYFQKLKKREEEIRKQRKRDAKLRKKKMKEEYRKAIYSEPKTFGESLRMAAQLDSFRMLNSRKEKDRLQADIDRDQLA, translated from the coding sequence atgttgcGAACGAGACAGCTAGCTTTGACTCGGCGATTCAGCTGTTGCCTACCGCGGTGCAAGATTACGATCGAGCATGATGACGACAAGACATACCAGGATATTCCGCGATCCAGCACTTTGGGAACCGAGAAATCGAGTCTGTTCTTTTCATACAGAGCAGGCGGAGAGAcgtttggccagctggtcaaCGAGGTGCTTCATGACAGAGACCCGCTTCATAACCACCGTGTGGTAACGCCAGAGGAGGCTGTTGAGGGCGTTGACCCAAAGTACAGAAACACAGAAACGGGCGAACTCCTTGCTGCTGCCACTAGCAGGGAGGCAAGGCTCCATCCACAAACCTTGGCGGGCCGAGTGAACAGAAAACGTGTGCAGTTACCCAGACTTATTGCTGATGCTATAAACTACAACATGATGCTTTTGCATGAGCCAAAACTATTAAAGGATAAAGTTGCAGGGTACTACAAAAAACTTGAGGATACGAGTTTGCATGCGAAAACAAACActgaggaggaggcagacGTTTACATAGCGAGCTCGTTTCTGCAGAATTACGCTACATGTTATCAAGTattggacgagctcaaacgCCGTGTCGGGAAAGACTGGAGCCCAAAACGGGTGCTCGATTATGGGTATGGGCCAGGTATAGGAATGGTGGCTTTGAACGAGGTGATGGGCGACGATTTCAGCCCAGAGGTCAAGGATGTGGTGGTAAATGGATCTTTCCACATGGAAAGAAGAGCTAAAGTTTTATTGAGTCGGCAAGCCAACGAACAGCACGAAAGAGGAGCCAGCCAGACTGAGGAAGCAACACAGGAGCGGGAGGAACTAAAATCTCAAGAAaagcaggaggaggatgcTGACTTCTTAGAGGATGAAGAACCTAACCAGCCAGTGATAGGAAGGGTGAAAACCAAGTTGCTGAAGATCAAGTCTGTCATCTTAGAGAAATTGCGTCCAGAGAACGTGAAATACGATTTAATTATTGCTCAGAACCAGCTTTTGCGAGACGAGAAAAATTTTCCGCTGGAAGTGGATGAATCACTGGATCCCCTGATCAAAAGACTGGCGCCAGGTGGCCATCTTGTGCTTTTGGAGCGCGGAAACCCTCTGGGAGCAGAGGTGATTGCTCGAGCACGGCAGGTGATGTTGCGGCCTGAAAACCACGAAGACCGCACTTCTAAGATCCCAAGACTGTATAAGAACAGCGATGTCCTTGCTGCAGAAGCTTCTGAGCAGTCTTtggaggacgacgagccggtTGAGCCGGAATTGCTACAGCATTACGACATCCAGGAAGCCGCGTCGGTCGACCCGATAAATCTGAAAATCGTCGCGCCGTGCTCTCACCACGGCAAGTGCCCGCTGCAGTACTTCAAGCCCGAATACTACAAATACGGCAAGGTGGGAAGACGGCTCAAGTTTTGCAACTACACGATTGACGTCGAACGGCCGAGATATGTGATGGAATTGAAAAGGGGGGCCAAACTTGCAACGGCGTGGCAGGACAACCCGACCAAAAAGTTCATGTCGTACGCTGGAACCGGGCGTCCGAACGGCAAGGATTTCGAAACTGCTAGCTACTCATATTTGATTGTGCAACGTGCTGTGGAGTCAAATGAAGAACTGGAAGAACTAAGGAAGCAGGAAGTTGGTGGCAGATCCGTTGGATACGTTCCTCAAACTCTCGAGGAGCTGCCCCGTGTGCTATCGCCGCCAACTAAGCGTCGAGGACTAGTTGTTGCAGATATGTGCGCCCCCTCTGGTCACGTTGAAAAATGGTACATCTCAAAGAGCGTTGGGGAGCAGGCATACCACGATGCGCGAAAAATGGGAATGGGCGACCTGTGGGCTTTAGGAGCGAAGTCTAGAGTCCAGTCGACGAAGGAGAATGAGTTCtatttccaaaagctgaaaaagagagaGGAAGAGATACGAAAGCAACGCAAACGCGATGCCAAGCTGCGtaagaagaaaatgaaagAGGAATACCGGAAAGCAATTTATAGTGAGCCGAAAACGTTTGGCGAAAGCTTGAGGATGGCAGCACAGCTCGACTCATTCAGAATGCTTAATTCCAGAAAGGAAAAAGATCGGCTTCAGGCTGACATCGATCGCGACCAGCTGGCTTGA
- a CDS encoding hst4p — protein MTILTTDSLYVKKEEPGLPLDAIRVKEEEKFHDLSRKTSPTPRVTKRRRSRYRPLNGTVLDISNIPLQPKTLNDCLQLEDVGFLCRSLETSKKIVAITGAGISVGSGIPDFRSANGLFQGFASKTNGSGKNLFDYNVFRSPESLKEFEKMIRKLYTLSVECEPSPFHRLLDKISQEGRLLRLYTQNIDCLDTQLPHLETRVPLNFEKPYPKTIQLHGNIKLLNCSKCHHVKELDESYFNENSMLIRNCPECEELNAVRAVAGRRAQSGGVLRPRIVLYNEFHPDGEIIGNITESDLKNRPDCLLVVGTTLKIPGVRRLVKEMAKVVHSKNGSVIWINIEEPTQSIVDYVEHFDLIVTGSCQDIPVLLDAFQDLKPKKKQSKKT, from the coding sequence ATGACTATTCTCACAACGGATAGTTTATACgtcaaaaaagaagaaccTGGTCTACCGCTGGACGCGATACGTGTTaaggaagaagagaaatTTCATGATCTAAGTCGAAAAACCTCGCCAACTCCCAGAGTCACGAAACGGAGACGATCCAGGTATAGGCCCTTGAATGGTACAGTTCTCGACATTTCCAACATTCCCTTACAGCCGAAAACCCTTAATGATTGtctccagcttgaggaTGTTGGGTTTTTGTGTCGGAGCCTCGAAACATCGAAGAAAATAGTTGCTATTACCGGAGCGGGCATCTCGGTCGGGTCTGGTATTCCTGATTTTCGATCCGCCAACGGCCTGTTCCAAGGATTTGCCTCCAAGACGAATGGTTCGGGGAAGAACCTTTTTGACTACAACGTTTTCCGCTCGCCAGAATCGCTCAAAGAATTCGAAAAGATGATTCGTAAATTATACACATTGTCTGTTGAATGTGAACCTTCGCCTTTTCATCGGTTGCTTGACAAAATTTCGCAAGAGGGTCGTCTTCTTAGACTTTACACACAAAACATAGATTGCCTGGACACACAGCTTCCCCATCTCGAGACGAGGGTCCCGTTGAACTTTGAGAAACCATATCCAAAGACAATACAACTACACGGAAATATCAAGCTTTTAAATTGCTCCAAATGTCATCACGTGAAAGAATTAGATGAGTCCTATTTTAACGAAAACAGCATGCTGATCCGTAATTGTCCGGAGTGCGAGGAGCTAAACGCTGTGCGCGCAGTTGCTGGACGCAGGGCTCAGTCAGGAGGGGTCCTAAGACCGCGTATTGTGTTGTATAATGAATTCCATCCTGACGGAGAGATAATTGGCAACATCACCGAGTCAGACTTGAAAAACCGTCCTGACTGTCTTCTCGTTGTGGGGACAACGCTAAAGATTCCAGGAGTGCGAAGACTGGTGAAGGAAATGGCCAAAGTGGTGCATTCGAAAAACGGAAGCGTCATATGGATCAATATCGAGGAGCCCACGCAATCGATTGTCGACTATGTTGAGCATTTTGACCTTATAGTGACTGGCAGCTGTCAAGATATCCCTGTTCTTTTGGATGCCTTCCAGGACTTGAAACCCAAAAAAAAGCAAAGTAAGAAAACTTAG
- a CDS encoding Histone chaperone ASF1, which produces MSIVSLLGINVLNNPARFTDPYQFEITFECLEPLKEDLEWKLTYVGSSRSLEHDQELDSILVGPVPVGVNKFILTADAPSPELIPASELVSVTVILLSCSYREREFVRVGYYVNNEYDSEELRENPPSKVQVEHIVRNILAEKPRVTRFNIVWDNEEEEEYPPEELEEEEEDDKETVGDEEEEDEDEEVEEEDDEEEADEEAEEAEEVEEVEEVEEVDEADEEPEKK; this is translated from the coding sequence ATGTCTATAGTGTCACTGCTTGGAATCAACGTTTTGAACAACCCAGCCAGGTTCACTGATCCGTACCAATTTGAGATCACTTTCGAGTGTCTCGAGCCTCTGAAGGAGGATCTCGAGTGGAAACTGACTTACGTGGGGTCGTCGCGATCGCTTGAACACGACCAGGAGCTGGACTCGATCCTGGTGGGCCCTGTGCCGGTAGGCGTGAACAAATTCATTCTCACTGCAGATGCGCCGTCACCGGAGCTAATTCCTGCCAGCGAGCTCGTGTCTGTGACGGTGATCTTGCTCAGCTGCTCATACCGAGAGCGCGAGTTTGTGAGAGTTGGATATTATGTGAATAACGAGTACGACTCTGAAGAGCTCCGCGAAAACCCTCCATCCAAAGTCCAAGTCGAGCATATTGTGCGCAATATCCTGGCCGAGAAGCCGCGAGTGACGAGGTTCAACATTGTGTGGgacaacgaggaggaggaggagtATCCTCCGGAAGAGCtagaggaagaggaagaggacgatAAAGAGACAGTTGgagacgaagaagaggaggacgaggatgaagaagtagaggaagaggatgatgaagaggaggccgacgaggaggctgaagaagctgaagaggTagaggaggtggaggaagtcgaagaggtggacgaggctgacgaggagccagaaaaaaaatag
- a CDS encoding protein SHQ1 produces the protein MITPRFEVSQNDEFVTIKVRISNIRFSAKAVEMVADDDKFIFSLPPYYLRLRFSGSIVDDERAKAEFVPNEESILIRMPKMTKGEVFSDLDLPAKLLGRIENTERKPPMIEEVGETNNLNSLAQEAEDFDWEVEQVEQQPASLVPQFFYGFNNQYSNMMEVSLSNGNDINELSNPDKMDPDERINERLIKENLKFDPEYYANEYLTQKYFPQESNVKQILCWENPIRLQHKNHSETELTTEEHERMMDLPRKSYLVDNVRPLYYTIVCLLYGYLYELRQNEGELTVESGWTVGKLVPQLSCLDSQLIQSNNKTETNMLRVIVLTMARRSLCYPLIRNFELVTAVWEDVYCTLRCGTKAVLKALLACRELFRFHDIYYIYCNIWLNDLCSWTLNNASDTVLRNLGHELRKTVAEMKKQEIVFEKILAEDSEELEFVNLTDIEELAEISYSESNAASS, from the coding sequence ATGATTACACCACGGTTTGAAGTATCACAAAACGATGAGTTTGTTACTATCAAAGTGCGAATATCTAACATCCGGTTTTCCGCAAAGGCTGTAGAGATGGTTGCCGATGACGACAAGTTTATTTTCTCGCTCCCTCCATACTACCTTCGTCTCCGTTTTTCTGGTAGCATAGTTGACGATGAGCGCGCCAAAGCAGAATTTGTCCCAAACGAGGAGAGTATTTTGATCCGAATGCCAAAAATGACCAAGGGAGAGGTGTTTTCGGACCTTGATCTGCCTGCTAAACTTCTTGGAAGAATTGAGAACACCGAAAGAAAGCCTCCTATGATAGAGGAAGTGGGCGAGACAAACAATTTGAATTCACTGGCCCAGGAGGCAGAGGACTTTGACTGGGAGGTCGAGCAGGtagagcagcagccggcTTCGCTTGTCCCGCAATTCTTCTATGGTTTCAATAACCAGTACTCAAACATGATGGAAGTGTCTCTTTCGAACGGCAATGACATCAACGAGCTTTCGAATCCCGACAAAATGGACCCTGATGAGCGCATTAATGAACGATTGATCAAAGAGAATTTAAAGTTTGATCCAGAGTATTACGCAAATGAATATTTGACCCAGAAGTATTTTCCCCAGGAGTCCAATGTCAAGCAGATTCTCTGCTGGGAAAATCCAATCCGCCTACAGCACAAAAATCACAGCGAGACCGAGTTAACTACAGAAGAACACGAGCGGATGATGGATCTCCCCCGAAAGTCGTATTTGGTGGATAATGTGCGGCCTCTTTACTACACTATTGTGTGTCTGTTGTATGGTTATCTGTACGAGCTTCGACAAAATGAGGGCGAGTTGACGGTGGAAAGTGGCTGGACTGTGGGTAAACTTGTGCCTCAATTAAGTTGTTTGGACTCTCAGTTGATTCAGTCGAACAATAAGACCGAAACAAATATGCTTCGAGTGATAGTTCTCACAATGGCCCGGCGCAGTCTCTGCTACCCGTTAATTCGcaattttgagctggtGACAGCTGTATGGGAAGATGTTTACTGTACATTAAGATGCGGCACCAAAGCAGTGTTGAAAGCCCTGCTTGCTTGTCGAGAACTGTTCAGATTCCACGATATCTATTACATATATTGCAATATCTGGCTCAATGACCTGTGCTCCTGGACATTGAACAATGCAAGCGACACCGTGCTGAGAAATTTGGGCCATGAGTTGCGCAAAACCGTGGCCGAGATGAAGAAACAGGAGATTGTCTTTGAGAAAATTCTGGCCGAGGACtcagaggagctggaatttGTGAATCTCACTGATattgaggagctggctgaGATCTCGTACAGCGAGTCGAATGCGGCTTCTAGTTAA